CCGGCCGGCACTCGGTTCCGGTGTCCTGTCAGGAGGTTGCGCGCGCCGGCGGAATCGGTCTGTGAGCCAGCGCGCGGACCGTCAGCGCGCGGGACCGATATCCGGAAAACCGTCGCCGCGCGGATTCGAGACCAGGAACAGCGACAGGCGATCGACGACGTCGTCCGCCGCGGGCGCGAACAGCGGCGCGCGCCAGCGCCGGTCGACCGTGCCGACCCGTTCGACCCGGCCGAACCGGCCGTTCAGCGCCGCCTCCACCTCGCCGTCGCGCCGGCTTTCGACCACGACCAGGATCGGCATGCCGCGCAGCCGTTCCAGGTCGGGCTCCGGCTCCATGGCATAGCGCAGCCTTTCGCCGAGTTGCACCACCGGCGGCCGGCCGCTGCCGTGGAAGCGCAGCTCGCCGGTGGTCGTATACGAGGCTGTGCCGATCGTGCCGGCGCCGTGTCTTGCGGCCGCCGCCTCGACGGCCGCCGCGGCGGCGCGCCAGCCGAAGAGCTGCCCGGTCGGATCGGCCGCAAGCGGCACGACCCGCCACAGCGCGTGAGCGGCCACCACCAGGCCGAGCGTCACCCCGACCGGAACGGCGAAGCGGAGCGAGACGCGCAAGATCGCGCCGATCGGGCCCGCCGCCGGCAGAGAGCGCGCGCCGATGACTGCCGCCGCGATCGAAGCCGGCAGCAGGCAGGCGGTCCAGTTGCCCTGGACGCGGTCGAACAGGCCGTACCAGACGAGATAGAGGACGAGCGGCACCGTGGTGGCGACGATCAGCGTCGCCGCGGCCTCGCGCTGCCGAGCCGCGCGCCAGAGGAGAAGGACGAGCCCGTACAGGACGAGCACGCCGATCAGCGGCGTCAGCAGCCCGGCCTGGCCGGCGAAGAATTCCGGCACGAAACGCGGATCGAACGCATGCGGCACGGCACGGCCGAACTGCTTCGACAGCGAGGCGCCGCCGTGGCGGAGATTCCAGGCGACGACCGGCGCCATCACGGCAAGGCACAGCGCGCCGCCGGCATAGGGCCAGGGCGACCGGAACCAGCGCCTGAGCTCCGGCACCCAGAGGAGCCAGACGACGATGCCGAGGCCGAGGAAGACGGCGGTATATTTCGAAACGAAGGCGAGCCCGACGGACAGCCCGGCAAGCAGCCACCAGCCGCCGCGGCCGGTGCGCCAGACCTCGGCGAGCGCCAGCAGCGCGAGGATCCAGAACAGGACGAGCGGCGTATCCGGGGTCACCAGGATGGCGCCGGCACCGAGGAACAGCGTCGCCTGGACCAGCCCGGCGCCGGCGAGCGCGGCCGCGCGATCGCCGGTCAGCCGCCAGACGAGGCGCCAGACACCGAGGCTCGCGGCGGCAGCGAGCAGCACCGAGAGCCAGCGCACGCCGAAGGCCGTATCGCCGAAGACCGCGGTCGAGGCGCGGATGAGCAGCGCCACCGCCGGCGGGTGGTCGTAATAGCCGAAGGAGAGGTTCTGCGCCCAGAGCCAGTAATAGGTCTCGTCGGCGGCGAGCCCGAGCGTGCCGGCGAGCCAGAGCCTGAGCAGCGTGAGCAGCCCGACGAGCACGGCGACACCCGCCAGGCTGCCGGCGCCGACCGGTTGCGGAACCAGCGGGCCGCCGGCCGCAGCCGGCGGCTCAGCGGCGCCAGACGAGCGCTGAGGAGGCTGCATAGTTGAACACCGCGCCCATCAGCGCGCCGGCAAGGCCGGCCAGCCACCAGCCGGCAGCCTCCGCATAGAGCCAGCTCGCCACGCCGACATTGGCGAAGGCGCCAAGGCTGCAGACGGCGTAGAACAGGATGAGGCCGACGACGAAGCGCGCGCCTTTCAGCCGCGCGTCGCGATAGGTGATCTCGTTGTTGATCAGGAAGTTCGAGGTCATCGCGACGAAGGTCGCCAGCGTCTGGGCGGCGGCGAAACGCATCCCCGCGCCGAGCGCGAGATAGAGCGACACCATGTGGACGAACAGGCCGGTGGTGCCGACCAGCGCGAAGAAGATGAAGCGCAGCGGAATGAGCCCGCCGGACAGCTTGTTGAGGATGAAGCCGAGATAGTCGAGGGCCACCTTGGCATCGAGCTTGCTCTCGCCGTGCACGCGCTCGCGGAACACATAGGGCACTTCGGCAAAGCTCGGCCGGTGCGTCACGGAGGCCGCGATATCGGCGAGGATCTTGAAACCGGCGGTGGAGAGCTTCGGCGCGATCTCCTCGACGAGGTCGCGCCGGACCATGAAGAAGCCCGACATCGGGTCGGACAGCGGCGCCTTCAGGATCATGCCGGACAGGCGCCGGCCGAGATCGGAAATGGCCTGGCGGACCGGCGAGAGGCCTTCCGTCTTGGAGCCGCCCTCGATGTTGCGGCTCGCGACCACCAGTTCGCGCCCGGCCCTGATATGGCCGAGCATGTCGGGCAGGATGGTTTCGTCGTGCTGCAGGTCTGCATCCATGACCGCGACCACCGGCGCCGAGGAGGCCAGCATGCCTTCGATGCAAGCCCCGGCAAGACCGCGCCGGCCGACGCGGCGGATGCAGCGCACGCGCGGGTTGCGGCGGGCGAGTTCCTTGACCACGGCGGAGGTGCCGTCGGGGCTGTCGTCGTCGACGACGATCATCTCCCAGTCGATGCCGGCGAGCACGCGGCCGAGCCGGGCGGCAAGCTCCGGCACGTTGTCGCGCTCGTTGTAGCTCGGCACCACGACGGTGAGTTCGGGGGCTCTGACGATATCGGGGAGTTCGGTCATATGGCCGCGGGTGATAGCGTCAGCTCGTCGCAAGGGTCAAGCCGCCCGCGGCTCCGCATCGCCCGATCCGGCAAATTCTCATCAATTTACCGGCATCTTGCCCACCGCCGGTTAGGCTGAACCGGTAGGGTAAAAATCCGGCCGCGGTTGTCAGCGCCCGCGGGACGCGCCAGGGTTGCCGCGACCGGCCAAGCGTCCGCGCCGCGGCCTTTCGACTGAATTCCTTCGCGTCCACCGCAATGCGACTTCGCCGCCCCGAACCGATGGTTCGGGGTTTTTTTTGTTTAATGGCCGATCTCGCCGCCGGCCGCGGCCAGG
This portion of the bacterium YEK0313 genome encodes:
- the arnT_2 gene encoding Undecaprenyl phosphate-alpha-4-amino-4-deoxy-L-arabinose arabinosyl transferase, yielding MLVGLLTLLRLWLAGTLGLAADETYYWLWAQNLSFGYYDHPPAVALLIRASTAVFGDTAFGVRWLSVLLAAAASLGVWRLVWRLTGDRAAALAGAGLVQATLFLGAGAILVTPDTPLVLFWILALLALAEVWRTGRGGWWLLAGLSVGLAFVSKYTAVFLGLGIVVWLLWVPELRRWFRSPWPYAGGALCLAVMAPVVAWNLRHGGASLSKQFGRAVPHAFDPRFVPEFFAGQAGLLTPLIGVLVLYGLVLLLWRAARQREAAATLIVATTVPLVLYLVWYGLFDRVQGNWTACLLPASIAAAVIGARSLPAAGPIGAILRVSLRFAVPVGVTLGLVVAAHALWRVVPLAADPTGQLFGWRAAAAAVEAAAARHGAGTIGTASYTTTGELRFHGSGRPPVVQLGERLRYAMEPEPDLERLRGMPILVVVESRRDGEVEAALNGRFGRVERVGTVDRRWRAPLFAPAADDVVDRLSLFLVSNPRGDGFPDIGPAR
- a CDS encoding Undecaprenyl-phosphate mannosyltransferase encodes the protein MTELPDIVRAPELTVVVPSYNERDNVPELAARLGRVLAGIDWEMIVVDDDSPDGTSAVVKELARRNPRVRCIRRVGRRGLAGACIEGMLASSAPVVAVMDADLQHDETILPDMLGHIRAGRELVVASRNIEGGSKTEGLSPVRQAISDLGRRLSGMILKAPLSDPMSGFFMVRRDLVEEIAPKLSTAGFKILADIAASVTHRPSFAEVPYVFRERVHGESKLDAKVALDYLGFILNKLSGGLIPLRFIFFALVGTTGLFVHMVSLYLALGAGMRFAAAQTLATFVAMTSNFLINNEITYRDARLKGARFVVGLILFYAVCSLGAFANVGVASWLYAEAAGWWLAGLAGALMGAVFNYAASSALVWRR